In the genome of Microbispora sp. ZYX-F-249, one region contains:
- a CDS encoding ArsR/SmtB family transcription factor, with translation MDGNPGTRAGMDEVFKALADPSRRALLDSLNARNGQTLRELCAGLDMTRQSVSKHLAVLEEAGLVATVRRGREKLHYLNAAPVHEIAHRWISRYDRARVQALADLKLALEETPMDAPTFVYTTYIRTTPQKLWQALTEPAFTRRYWATEFTTDWSVGSPMTWDNHGVLISDPEQVVLEAEPYSRLSYTWHAITPELAKRFGWDEELLARLSGEARSKVTFTIEEAAAQVVKLTVVHDGFEPGSSMAEMVSHGWPNVVASLKSLLETGEPLPEDA, from the coding sequence GTGGACGGCAACCCGGGTACGAGGGCGGGCATGGACGAGGTGTTCAAGGCGCTGGCCGATCCGAGCCGGCGCGCGCTGCTCGACTCGCTCAACGCCCGCAACGGGCAGACGCTGCGCGAGCTGTGCGCCGGACTCGACATGACCAGGCAGTCCGTCAGCAAGCACCTCGCGGTGCTGGAGGAGGCCGGGCTCGTCGCCACCGTACGGCGGGGCCGGGAGAAGCTGCACTACCTCAACGCCGCGCCCGTGCACGAGATCGCCCATCGGTGGATCAGCCGCTACGACCGGGCCAGGGTGCAAGCCCTGGCGGACCTGAAACTCGCCCTCGAGGAGACCCCGATGGACGCGCCGACCTTCGTCTACACCACCTACATCCGCACCACGCCGCAGAAGCTCTGGCAGGCGCTGACCGAGCCCGCCTTCACCCGCCGCTACTGGGCCACGGAGTTCACCACGGACTGGTCCGTCGGCTCACCGATGACCTGGGACAACCACGGCGTGCTGATCAGCGACCCGGAGCAGGTCGTGCTGGAGGCCGAACCCTACAGCCGGCTCTCCTACACCTGGCACGCCATCACCCCGGAGCTCGCCAAGCGCTTCGGCTGGGACGAGGAGTTGCTCGCCCGGCTGTCGGGCGAGGCCCGCTCGAAGGTCACCTTCACGATCGAGGAGGCCGCCGCGCAGGTCGTGAAGCTCACCGTCGTGCACGACGGCTTCGAGCCCGGATCGAGCATGGCCGAGATGGTCAGCCACGGCTGGCCGAACGTGGTGGCGAGCCTGAAGTCGCTGCTGGAGACCGGCGAGCCGCTGCCGGAGGATGCGTGA
- a CDS encoding alpha/beta fold hydrolase, which produces MLRRTRTSLVAALCCTVLGAGVAGCGGDALENWDPLASASRTPGATPISGTEKIDVAGRSVNVSCSGDPEKGGPVVILMHGAGDGLDKLAGIQKTLSERNRVCSYDRLGAGASDQPEGTQSFDDTGKILTGVLDRVAGDNPVVLAGHSLGGLIAARYAPEHQDRVKGLVLMDATPPTMANDMTKAIPESATGPAAELRAQNLAVFQGENPEKLVVPDGKVRSAGSIPVEVIQHGTPYLAAVPKYGPRLEQAWAAGQRKWLALSSDAKLTTAAKSGHYIYVDQPDVAVKAIERVTAQAARQAHGE; this is translated from the coding sequence ATGCTCCGCAGAACCAGGACATCTCTTGTGGCGGCACTGTGCTGCACCGTGCTCGGCGCGGGGGTCGCCGGCTGCGGCGGCGACGCGCTGGAGAACTGGGACCCCTTGGCCTCCGCCTCACGGACGCCCGGCGCCACCCCGATCTCCGGGACCGAGAAGATCGACGTCGCGGGCCGGTCGGTGAACGTGTCCTGTTCGGGCGATCCGGAGAAGGGCGGGCCGGTCGTCATCCTGATGCACGGGGCCGGCGATGGGCTGGACAAGCTGGCCGGCATCCAGAAGACGCTGAGCGAGCGGAACCGGGTCTGTTCCTACGACCGGCTCGGCGCGGGCGCGAGTGACCAGCCGGAGGGCACCCAGAGCTTCGACGACACCGGCAAGATCCTCACCGGGGTGCTCGACCGCGTCGCCGGCGACAACCCGGTCGTCCTGGCCGGACACTCGCTGGGCGGGCTGATCGCCGCCAGGTACGCCCCCGAGCACCAGGACAGGGTCAAGGGGCTGGTCCTCATGGACGCCACCCCGCCCACCATGGCGAACGACATGACGAAGGCGATCCCCGAGTCCGCCACGGGCCCGGCGGCCGAGTTGCGCGCGCAGAACCTCGCGGTGTTCCAGGGCGAGAACCCGGAGAAGCTCGTCGTCCCCGACGGCAAGGTCCGTTCCGCCGGGAGCATCCCGGTGGAGGTGATCCAGCACGGGACGCCGTACCTCGCGGCCGTCCCCAAGTACGGGCCGCGTCTGGAGCAGGCGTGGGCCGCGGGCCAGCGCAAGTGGCTCGCGCTGTCCAGCGACGCCAAGCTGACCACGGCCGCGAAAAGCGGCCACTACATCTACGTCGACCAGCCCGATGTCGCCGTCAAGGCCATCGAACGCGTCACCGCGCAGGCCGCGCGTCAAGCGCACGGTGAATAA
- a CDS encoding M48 family metallopeptidase → MVTALRATIAFGLLAGFYVLVAAVFGATVLVDVAALRHVTAGSVKIAIVLTLAALALLRGLVLVNRRGRQEEPGVAVGRGDEPVLWQTVEELAARVGTRPPDEIRLVAEVNAAVREDTSWLGLRAGRRVMYVGLPLLMTLSVDEMRAVLGHELGHYSGAHTRLGAPVYRGRIAVLAAVASLRNHAFVQKLFSLYAKLFLRVSQAVSRRQELEADRFAAAVASREAAGTALRKVHGTADVWNLFMERYVGLTGMAGSRPADLFGGFHALADVHRAEIAQADGGGEDAGPYDSHPSLPERLAALAVLQDVPHARDPRPALALLRDPAVAARAVEHTFWTEEALRLRPLPWEEMVAQGMYVGVNDEALKDLSAAGQRIAGGPEPSLDAALEALARGQAAALHEELVRLGWRPSPDLVAKVLARAVEGVLIGSGRARWTLSWTGPATLRDATGKEVDVEEYAARVAADPAHVPGLRQWFAQMNISLRPRTPVTS, encoded by the coding sequence ATGGTCACCGCCTTGCGCGCGACGATCGCGTTCGGCCTGCTGGCGGGCTTCTACGTGCTGGTAGCCGCCGTGTTCGGGGCCACGGTGCTCGTCGACGTCGCCGCCCTGCGGCACGTCACGGCGGGCTCCGTGAAGATCGCGATCGTGCTCACCCTGGCCGCCCTGGCGCTGCTGCGCGGACTCGTCCTGGTCAACCGCCGCGGACGTCAGGAGGAGCCGGGCGTCGCGGTCGGCCGCGGGGACGAGCCGGTGCTCTGGCAGACGGTCGAGGAGCTGGCGGCACGGGTGGGGACCCGCCCGCCGGACGAGATCCGGCTGGTCGCCGAGGTGAACGCGGCGGTGCGGGAGGACACGAGCTGGCTCGGGCTGCGGGCGGGCCGACGCGTCATGTACGTCGGTCTGCCCCTGCTGATGACGCTTTCGGTGGACGAGATGCGCGCGGTGCTGGGGCACGAGCTCGGCCACTACAGCGGTGCGCACACGCGGCTGGGCGCACCGGTGTATCGCGGCAGGATCGCCGTGCTGGCGGCGGTCGCCTCCCTGCGTAACCACGCCTTCGTCCAGAAGCTCTTCTCCTTGTACGCCAAGCTGTTCCTGCGGGTCTCCCAGGCCGTCTCCCGGCGGCAGGAGCTGGAGGCCGACCGGTTCGCGGCCGCCGTCGCGAGCCGTGAGGCGGCCGGGACCGCCCTGCGCAAGGTGCACGGCACGGCGGACGTCTGGAACCTGTTCATGGAGAGGTACGTCGGCCTGACCGGCATGGCGGGCAGCCGTCCGGCCGATCTGTTCGGCGGCTTCCACGCCCTCGCCGACGTGCATCGGGCGGAGATCGCCCAGGCGGACGGGGGCGGCGAGGATGCCGGGCCGTACGACTCCCACCCGAGCCTGCCGGAGCGGCTGGCCGCGCTCGCCGTCCTGCAGGACGTCCCGCACGCCCGCGATCCGCGTCCCGCGCTGGCGCTCCTGCGGGACCCCGCCGTCGCCGCGCGCGCTGTGGAGCACACCTTCTGGACCGAGGAGGCGCTCCGGCTGCGCCCGCTGCCCTGGGAGGAGATGGTGGCCCAGGGCATGTACGTGGGCGTCAACGACGAGGCGCTGAAGGACCTGTCGGCCGCCGGCCAGCGGATCGCCGGCGGGCCGGAGCCGTCCCTGGACGCCGCCCTGGAGGCGCTGGCCCGCGGCCAGGCCGCCGCCCTCCACGAGGAGCTCGTCCGCCTCGGGTGGCGGCCGTCGCCGGACCTGGTGGCCAAGGTCCTCGCCCGCGCCGTCGAGGGCGTGCTGATCGGCAGTGGCCGGGCCCGGTGGACGCTGTCGTGGACCGGCCCCGCCACCTTGCGCGACGCGACGGGCAAGGAGGTCGACGTCGAGGAGTACGCCGCCCGGGTCGCGGCCGATCCCGCCCATGTGCCGGGCCTGCGCCAGTGGTTCGCCCAGATGAACATCTCGCTGCGGCCGCGGACGCCCGTCACCTCCTGA
- a CDS encoding VWA domain-containing protein, with protein sequence MTDPTLERWRLLLGEAGSACLAGQRLGTQAAARDAAMDWLYGRDEELRRRGVRQGGTGESTLTTFDWLDDIARLFPKETVERLHRDAVERYEIHDVVTDPEVLARVEPNPALLKAVLRTKHLMNPQVLRLARRIVEQVVRQLMDKLATEVRSAFSGTKVRRPGRMRLARNFDMVRTLRANLGRYQPETGKVVIETPYFFSRTRRHLERWQVILLVDQSGSMAGSVIHAAVTAACLWGLPGVRTHLVAFDTEVVDLTADVDDPVELLMKVQLGGGTDIARAAAYGAGLVDQPRRAIVVLITDFFEGGDPRRLVRVVRDLVAQGSKVLGLAALDEQANPAYDRELAQRLADAGAYVGAMTPGELASFVAEHVGR encoded by the coding sequence ATGACCGACCCCACCCTCGAACGGTGGCGCCTGCTGCTCGGCGAAGCGGGCAGCGCCTGCCTCGCCGGGCAACGGCTCGGCACACAGGCCGCCGCCCGTGACGCGGCCATGGACTGGCTCTACGGCCGCGACGAGGAGCTACGCCGGCGTGGTGTGCGGCAGGGCGGGACGGGTGAGTCGACGCTGACCACCTTCGACTGGCTGGACGACATCGCACGGCTGTTTCCCAAGGAGACCGTCGAACGCCTGCACCGTGACGCCGTCGAGCGCTACGAGATCCATGACGTGGTGACCGACCCGGAAGTGCTGGCGCGCGTCGAGCCCAACCCCGCGCTGCTCAAGGCGGTGCTGCGGACCAAGCACCTGATGAACCCGCAGGTGCTGCGGCTGGCCAGGCGGATCGTGGAGCAGGTGGTGAGGCAGCTCATGGACAAGCTCGCCACCGAGGTTCGCAGCGCGTTCTCCGGCACCAAGGTGCGCAGGCCCGGCCGGATGCGGCTGGCCCGCAACTTCGACATGGTCAGGACCCTGCGCGCCAACCTCGGCCGCTATCAGCCCGAGACCGGCAAGGTGGTGATCGAGACCCCGTACTTCTTCTCCCGCACCCGCCGCCACCTGGAGCGGTGGCAGGTGATTCTGCTCGTCGACCAGTCCGGGTCGATGGCCGGCTCGGTGATCCACGCGGCGGTCACCGCGGCCTGCCTGTGGGGGTTGCCCGGTGTGCGCACCCACCTGGTCGCCTTCGACACCGAAGTGGTCGACCTGACCGCCGACGTCGACGATCCGGTGGAGTTGCTGATGAAGGTGCAGCTCGGCGGCGGCACCGACATCGCCCGCGCGGCGGCGTACGGCGCGGGCCTGGTGGACCAGCCGCGCCGAGCGATCGTCGTGCTGATCACCGACTTCTTCGAGGGCGGTGATCCGCGCCGGTTGGTGCGGGTCGTACGCGACCTGGTGGCGCAAGGCAGCAAGGTGCTGGGCCTGGCCGCCCTCGACGAGCAGGCCAATCCCGCCTACGACCGGGAGCTGGCGCAGCGCCTGGCCGACGCCGGAGCCTACGTGGGTGCGATGACACCCGGCGAACTGGCGTCCTTCGTCGCGGAGCACGTGGGCCGATGA
- a CDS encoding DUF5682 family protein, with product MAVTFLGVRHHSPACARLVADTIRSVRPAYVLVEGPADMNHRMDELLLGHELPIAVYSGYRDPERRHGSWTPLCDYSPEWTALTAGRDVGAELRFIDLPAWHPALAEVRNRYADAEARYNEVTGRLCRAFSVDNVDALWDHLFEIEPADGLAERLAAYFDLVRGDTRTGSDDMAREAYMAQWIRAAAADAGDGPVVVVTGGFHRPALMRLAEQGDRSWPEVPQPPVDAVAASYLVPYSFRRLDALDGYQSGMPSPGYYQHLWESGPADAARRLTEAVTARLRERRQPVSTADLIAARATADGLALMRGHPLPARVDVLDGLAGALVDEAIEVPLPWATRGSLRAGTHPVIVEMIAALSGDRVGRLHHSTPLPPLVHAVLPVVGGPGEERLDLGEEAGRERSRLLHRLRVLRIPGVVRTSGPRLMDGAELVERWTLTESDDRLPALIEAGGYGVDPQEAAAAALAERIPGAGLDQLADVLFDTALCGLGELTGQVLDDLARAVGAATDLGSLGRTLTVALAMWRHDDLFRTSGSTTLGMVVATATRRALWLAEDVRGGPAPADLHRIGAVVAVRDALRHAGPSLGLDTQAALGVADRIAVRQDAPPDLRGASLGLGWSLRGTAAADPARAVRGAFVPASAGDWLAGLFALAREEVLHTGGMLELLDELVGELTDHDFLVALPALRQAFGFFPPRERHLIATRLVERRAGGASAWDLTRLDAAPELVAAGRALDERVDAALRREGLITP from the coding sequence ATGGCGGTCACGTTCCTCGGCGTGCGGCACCACAGCCCCGCCTGCGCCCGGCTGGTCGCCGACACCATCCGGTCCGTACGGCCCGCGTACGTGCTGGTGGAGGGCCCCGCGGACATGAACCACAGGATGGACGAGCTCCTGCTGGGCCATGAGCTGCCGATCGCGGTCTACAGCGGCTATCGGGATCCGGAACGACGGCACGGCTCATGGACACCGTTGTGCGACTACTCCCCGGAGTGGACGGCGCTGACCGCCGGCCGTGACGTCGGCGCCGAGCTGCGCTTCATCGACCTGCCCGCCTGGCATCCGGCGCTGGCCGAGGTGCGCAACCGGTACGCCGACGCGGAGGCGCGCTACAACGAGGTGACCGGACGGCTGTGCCGCGCCTTCTCCGTGGACAACGTGGACGCCCTGTGGGACCACCTATTCGAGATCGAACCGGCCGACGGGCTGGCCGAACGGCTGGCCGCCTATTTCGACCTGGTGCGCGGCGACACGCGGACCGGTTCCGACGACATGGCTCGCGAGGCGTACATGGCGCAGTGGATCCGGGCGGCGGCCGCCGACGCGGGCGACGGGCCGGTGGTCGTGGTCACGGGCGGATTCCACCGCCCCGCGCTGATGCGGCTGGCGGAGCAGGGCGACCGGAGCTGGCCGGAGGTGCCACAACCGCCCGTGGACGCGGTCGCCGCCAGTTATCTGGTGCCCTACTCGTTCCGGCGGCTGGACGCCCTCGACGGCTACCAGTCGGGCATGCCGTCGCCCGGCTACTACCAGCACCTGTGGGAGTCCGGTCCCGCCGACGCCGCCCGCAGGCTCACCGAGGCGGTGACGGCCCGGTTGCGGGAGCGGCGTCAGCCGGTGTCCACCGCGGACCTGATCGCCGCCCGGGCCACCGCGGACGGTCTCGCGTTGATGCGCGGTCATCCGCTTCCGGCCCGGGTCGACGTGCTGGACGGCCTGGCAGGCGCACTGGTCGACGAGGCGATCGAGGTCCCGCTGCCCTGGGCGACCCGCGGCTCGCTGCGGGCCGGCACCCACCCCGTGATCGTGGAGATGATCGCGGCCCTCAGCGGTGATCGGGTGGGCCGCCTGCATCACTCGACTCCGTTGCCACCGCTGGTCCACGCGGTTCTCCCGGTGGTGGGCGGCCCGGGTGAGGAACGGCTCGACCTCGGCGAGGAGGCCGGCCGCGAGCGCAGCCGGTTGCTGCACCGGCTGCGGGTGCTGCGGATCCCCGGCGTGGTCCGAACCTCGGGACCTCGTCTGATGGACGGCGCCGAGCTCGTCGAACGATGGACGCTGACCGAGTCCGACGACCGGCTGCCCGCGCTGATCGAGGCCGGTGGCTATGGCGTCGACCCGCAGGAGGCGGCGGCCGCCGCCCTCGCCGAACGGATCCCCGGCGCCGGCCTGGACCAGCTCGCCGACGTCCTGTTCGACACGGCGCTGTGCGGCCTCGGCGAGCTGACCGGGCAGGTGCTGGACGACCTCGCGCGGGCCGTCGGCGCGGCGACCGACCTGGGATCGCTGGGCCGCACCCTCACCGTCGCCCTGGCCATGTGGCGCCACGACGACCTGTTCCGCACCAGCGGCAGCACCACCCTGGGCATGGTCGTGGCGACCGCCACCCGCCGGGCGCTGTGGCTGGCCGAAGATGTGCGCGGCGGCCCGGCACCGGCCGACCTCCATCGCATCGGCGCCGTGGTCGCCGTACGCGACGCGCTCCGGCACGCCGGCCCGTCGCTCGGACTGGACACGCAGGCGGCGCTGGGCGTCGCCGACCGGATCGCCGTCCGTCAGGACGCGCCGCCCGACCTGCGGGGGGCGTCGCTGGGCCTGGGCTGGTCACTGCGGGGCACGGCCGCCGCGGACCCGGCCCGGGCGGTGCGCGGCGCGTTCGTCCCCGCGTCGGCCGGGGACTGGCTGGCCGGGTTGTTCGCGCTCGCGCGGGAGGAGGTGCTGCACACCGGCGGCATGCTGGAGCTGCTCGACGAGCTGGTCGGAGAGTTGACCGATCACGACTTCCTGGTGGCTCTGCCCGCGCTGCGCCAGGCGTTCGGCTTCTTCCCCCCTCGCGAACGGCACCTCATCGCCACCCGTCTGGTCGAACGGCGCGCCGGGGGTGCGTCCGCATGGGACCTGACGCGGCTGGACGCGGCGCCGGAGCTCGTGGCCGCCGGCAGGGCACTGGACGAACGGGTCGACGCGGCGCTGCGCCGGGAGGGACTGATCACACCATGA
- a CDS encoding VOC family protein, with protein sequence MNVKARDSSALGRFWAEALGWGVFSEGPAVTGVGPVGSVWPDCLAVCVVAVPDPETVRYRVHLDLATASAAHQAELVARLKELGATPADVGQGEVPWTVMADPEGNVFCVLEPREVYRDTGPIAAVVVACADPRAMARFWAEAVDWTLHEITDDYARLRSAEGVGPYLEFVRTTPGATPVWTRVHLDVLPRPGDDQAAEAARLRALGATPADVGQGEVSWIVLADPEGNEFCVLAPA encoded by the coding sequence GTGAATGTTAAAGCCCGGGACAGCTCGGCGCTCGGCCGGTTCTGGGCGGAGGCGCTCGGCTGGGGTGTGTTCAGCGAGGGACCCGCTGTGACAGGGGTCGGGCCCGTGGGCTCCGTCTGGCCTGACTGCCTCGCCGTCTGTGTCGTCGCCGTGCCGGATCCCGAGACGGTGCGATACCGCGTGCACCTCGACCTGGCCACCGCTTCCGCGGCTCATCAGGCGGAGTTGGTGGCGCGGCTGAAGGAGCTCGGTGCCACGCCCGCCGACGTGGGCCAGGGCGAGGTCCCGTGGACGGTGATGGCCGATCCGGAGGGCAACGTGTTCTGCGTGCTGGAGCCCCGGGAGGTCTACCGCGACACCGGGCCGATCGCCGCGGTCGTGGTCGCCTGCGCCGACCCGCGGGCCATGGCCCGGTTCTGGGCCGAGGCGGTGGACTGGACGCTGCACGAAATCACCGACGACTACGCGCGGCTGCGTTCGGCCGAGGGGGTCGGGCCGTACCTCGAGTTCGTCCGCACGACGCCCGGTGCGACGCCGGTGTGGACCCGCGTCCATCTCGACGTGCTGCCCCGCCCCGGCGACGATCAGGCGGCGGAGGCGGCCCGGCTGCGGGCCCTCGGCGCGACGCCCGCCGACGTCGGCCAGGGCGAGGTCTCGTGGATCGTCCTCGCCGACCCGGAGGGCAACGAGTTCTGCGTCCTCGCTCCGGCCTGA
- a CDS encoding serine/threonine-protein kinase codes for MVTPLEPDDPRVLGEFTLGGRLGEGGQGVVFLGRSPRGEPVAVKVLKSGLDSPVRERLVRELDAMREVAPFCTARVLTAVVDGRMPYVVSEFIDGPSLQQRVDSGGPLRGGELERLAVGTATALAAIHAAGIVHRDFKPANVLLGPDGPRVVDFGIARHGASDTITAGPVGTPAYLAPEQIAGDPATPACDVFAWGATIVFAATGRAAFGAAGVPAVMHRILTAEPDTSALPRSLRGVVERCLAKDPAHRPASRDLLLELVGSAPDPLQAGAAAAATRPEGVRQAGTTAILPAFPAPGSAGTVPSGPETTEAGGRRQPSRAGIVAGVVAAVAAVSVTAALLGPRLLSGGTAAGSPHTAPTTTVSRTAGSPAPPADATPEESVTDYGDGAGQDDTATTDDTATTDDTATTGDTAGDATTTPKAAPVPSTTPGGTVPAAFAGTWGGHLEPDQLVGTSETDVQIVLEPGTRTGSWKDTNNSCRGSLTLTRSSGTALVFRLDACAAGRVTLIQDGEGLAYRWDGDEGDVTFRGLLVRD; via the coding sequence ATGGTCACTCCTCTGGAGCCCGACGACCCGCGCGTCCTGGGTGAGTTCACACTCGGCGGACGGCTCGGCGAGGGCGGGCAGGGGGTGGTGTTCCTCGGCCGGTCGCCGCGCGGGGAACCGGTCGCGGTGAAGGTGCTCAAGTCGGGGCTCGACTCGCCGGTGAGGGAGCGGCTGGTCCGCGAGCTCGACGCGATGCGCGAAGTCGCGCCCTTCTGCACCGCGAGGGTGCTGACGGCGGTGGTCGACGGGCGGATGCCGTACGTGGTGAGCGAGTTCATCGACGGGCCGTCTCTGCAGCAGCGGGTCGACTCGGGCGGTCCGCTGCGGGGCGGTGAGTTGGAACGCCTCGCGGTCGGCACGGCCACGGCGCTGGCGGCCATTCACGCGGCCGGGATCGTGCATCGGGACTTCAAGCCGGCCAACGTGCTGCTGGGGCCGGACGGCCCCCGGGTGGTGGACTTCGGCATCGCCAGGCACGGCGCGAGTGACACGATCACCGCGGGCCCGGTCGGCACCCCGGCCTACCTCGCTCCCGAACAGATCGCCGGGGACCCGGCCACGCCCGCCTGCGACGTGTTCGCCTGGGGAGCCACGATCGTCTTCGCCGCCACGGGCCGCGCGGCGTTCGGCGCCGCCGGCGTCCCCGCCGTCATGCATCGGATCCTGACCGCGGAGCCCGACACGTCGGCACTGCCCCGGTCGCTGCGCGGGGTGGTCGAACGATGCCTCGCCAAGGACCCCGCGCACCGGCCGGCCTCCCGCGACCTGCTGCTGGAACTCGTCGGGTCCGCACCCGACCCGCTTCAGGCGGGCGCGGCCGCGGCGGCCACCAGGCCGGAGGGCGTACGGCAGGCCGGGACGACCGCGATCCTCCCGGCCTTCCCGGCTCCCGGCTCGGCCGGAACGGTCCCGTCGGGCCCGGAGACCACCGAGGCGGGCGGCCGCAGGCAGCCTTCCCGCGCCGGGATCGTCGCCGGGGTGGTGGCCGCCGTGGCCGCGGTGTCGGTCACCGCCGCGCTGCTGGGACCGCGCCTGCTGTCCGGCGGCACGGCCGCCGGCTCGCCGCACACCGCCCCGACGACGACCGTCTCGCGCACCGCCGGCTCACCCGCGCCGCCCGCCGACGCCACGCCGGAGGAAAGCGTCACAGACTACGGCGACGGCGCGGGGCAGGACGACACCGCGACGACGGACGACACGGCGACGACCGACGACACCGCGACGACGGGCGACACCGCGGGGGACGCCACGACGACTCCGAAGGCCGCTCCCGTGCCGTCGACCACGCCGGGCGGGACGGTTCCGGCCGCGTTCGCCGGCACCTGGGGTGGCCATCTGGAGCCCGACCAGCTCGTGGGAACCAGCGAGACCGACGTCCAGATCGTGCTGGAACCGGGCACGCGCACCGGAAGCTGGAAGGACACCAACAACTCCTGCCGGGGAAGCCTGACGCTGACCCGTAGCTCCGGCACGGCACTGGTCTTCCGGCTGGACGCGTGCGCCGCGGGCAGAGTCACCCTGATCCAGGACGGCGAAGGACTCGCCTACCGATGGGACGGCGACGAGGGCGACGTCACCTTCCGGGGCCTCCTGGTCAGGGACTGA